The Bacillota bacterium genome has a segment encoding these proteins:
- a CDS encoding GNAT family N-acetyltransferase: protein MKGQFTLSNLVIAKPTRKDIESAYDVFATTITDAFEKEDIGHLKEDISKEIQHKKKLMAYAVANPDSEVHFLVAKIDNRVIGTISFGPCGSDIKKCTNNELDAIGELGSLCVLPDFQGKGVGSALIHAMIKYLAELGVRYFCLDSGYQQAQRKWLRKFGEPYRIAKDYWGKGLDHMVWLCRVVDHVK, encoded by the coding sequence ATGAAAGGACAATTTACCCTGAGTAACTTAGTCATTGCCAAGCCTACCAGGAAAGATATAGAATCAGCATACGATGTGTTTGCAACAACGATTACCGATGCCTTTGAAAAAGAGGACATAGGACATTTGAAAGAGGATATTTCAAAGGAGATTCAGCACAAAAAGAAGCTGATGGCTTATGCAGTGGCCAATCCAGACTCCGAGGTTCACTTTCTTGTTGCGAAAATTGACAACAGGGTGATAGGAACGATTTCCTTTGGGCCCTGTGGAAGCGATATTAAGAAATGTACAAACAACGAGCTTGATGCAATAGGTGAGCTAGGCAGTCTCTGTGTACTGCCTGACTTTCAAGGCAAAGGTGTAGGTTCAGCCTTGATTCATGCTATGATAAAGTATCTTGCTGAGTTAGGGGTCCGATACTTCTGTTTGGATAGCGGCTATCAGCAGGCACAAAGGAAGTGGCTCAGGAAATTCGGCGAGCCCTATAGGATTGCGAAGGACTATTGGGGAAAGGGTCTAGACCACATGGTATGGCTGTGCAGAGTTGTCGATCATGTCAAGTAA
- a CDS encoding cobyrinate a,c-diamide synthase — translation MHHSTRPPAIVISATHSGAGKTTVTRALLVALKARGLSVQPFKIGPDFIDPMYHAAIVGRPSINLDLWMMGERGIRETFSRWSQDADVAVIEGMGALFDGAKGTGEGSAAHIARILGVPVVVVIDVYGMTRTTAAIMDGLDSFDPDVKVAGFILNRCGRLGSTVHADLIRDAVGAKRWDRVLSIVSCDPALEVAEGHLGLAAPNEDSLGGDNSSLGLVAKQIDVDRVFGLPLRAQAGLKVQKGYRSSCSQSVPLAVARDDAFCFYYEENLAALKAAGFEIVEFFPVAGDTLPPDTHAVYFGGGYPERFARELAGNMDLAAQLRRAAQLGMPIFGECGGLIYLGRSLRGFDGRTYPMSGVLPVDFFLDPAYLQIRYIELTTCRDSLLGRAGTVLRGQEFHQFRVARSELAPDFYTAKTSDGREFVDGYQRQNVVASSAYIYLNSSPAAADSFYQAAVSWHRRRSLT, via the coding sequence ATGCACCACAGCACTCGACCCCCAGCGATAGTTATCTCAGCAACCCACAGTGGAGCAGGCAAGACCACAGTGACCAGAGCGTTGCTGGTTGCTCTCAAAGCCAGAGGGTTGTCGGTTCAGCCCTTCAAAATTGGACCGGATTTTATTGACCCTATGTATCATGCGGCCATTGTCGGCAGACCATCAATCAATCTGGATCTGTGGATGATGGGTGAAAGGGGAATCCGTGAGACTTTTTCTCGGTGGAGTCAAGATGCCGACGTGGCGGTTATCGAGGGAATGGGTGCGTTGTTCGATGGTGCCAAGGGCACAGGCGAGGGCAGCGCGGCACACATTGCTAGGATTCTCGGCGTCCCGGTGGTTGTGGTCATCGATGTCTACGGAATGACCCGGACCACGGCAGCGATTATGGACGGATTGGATTCCTTTGATCCTGATGTGAAGGTTGCCGGATTCATTCTCAATCGCTGCGGCCGCTTGGGAAGCACAGTTCACGCCGACCTGATTAGGGATGCCGTCGGTGCAAAGCGTTGGGACCGGGTGCTGTCAATTGTCAGCTGCGATCCAGCCCTTGAAGTTGCCGAGGGCCATCTAGGGCTTGCTGCGCCAAACGAGGACTCCTTGGGTGGCGATAACAGCAGCTTAGGTCTTGTCGCAAAACAAATTGATGTGGATAGGGTCTTCGGATTACCTTTAAGGGCCCAGGCAGGCTTGAAGGTGCAAAAGGGATATCGGTCATCCTGCTCTCAAAGTGTGCCTTTGGCTGTCGCCCGTGACGATGCCTTCTGCTTCTATTACGAGGAAAACCTGGCGGCGTTGAAGGCGGCGGGATTTGAAATCGTGGAGTTCTTCCCGGTTGCCGGAGATACGCTGCCACCTGATACCCATGCTGTGTACTTTGGAGGCGGGTATCCAGAGAGATTTGCCCGGGAACTGGCAGGCAACATGGATTTAGCTGCACAACTGCGGCGAGCTGCCCAACTGGGAATGCCAATTTTCGGTGAGTGTGGGGGGTTGATATATCTAGGGCGTTCACTGAGGGGATTTGACGGCAGAACCTACCCAATGAGTGGTGTCTTGCCCGTTGATTTTTTTCTGGACCCGGCCTATCTGCAGATCCGTTACATCGAGCTGACGACATGTCGTGATTCGTTGCTTGGTCGCGCGGGAACTGTTCTTCGGGGGCAGGAGTTTCACCAGTTTCGGGTAGCCCGTTCGGAACTGGCTCCAGATTTCTATACCGCCAAAACCAGCGATGGGCGGGAGTTTGTTGACGGCTATCAGCGGCAGAACGTCGTGGCCAG